The Setaria viridis chloroplast, complete genome genome segment ATAGATAGACCTATATCCTTCGTTCCAATTTTCTGAAAGGTAACTATCTCGGTTTCGTTTCTTTCATATATGAAATTTCTATAGAATCCTCGAAAAAGACTTTTTCCCATAACAAAGAAAAAAGAACTTACTATCTTTGGGATCTGATACTACACCGCTGCTTAATCCCTTAGTGGATCGGCTTTATTACATAAGCGGATTCCTAAATTTTGTCCCATATTGTGGTATAATGAAGCAGTTTTTTTTTTAGTTGTATCGACCCAGTCGCTCACTAATTGATCTTTACGGTGTTTTCTCTATCAATTTCAGCTTTATCCATAGAATAGTAGTATAGGCTCTACTTTCTTCCTATTTTGATTCTCGTGAAGTGTCTTTCCTTCCTACAGCTGATAGGGTAAAATCGTTGTTTTGACGATCCCTATGTAGAAAGCCCTTTTTTCTAGTATTTACTAGAAAATTTTCTCCTTTTTTTTTTCTTCTTTCTATAGTGGAGATAGTCGCACGTAATGACAGATCACGGCCATATTATTAAAAGCTTGCGGTAAGAAGGGGTTTCGTTCTAGCGCCCGGAAATAATATTCCAAAGCCTTTGTATGCTCTCCATTGCTTGTGTGTATAAGGCCTATGTTATATAGTATATAACTTCGATCATAGGGATCAATTTCTAGTCGCGTAGCTTCATAATAATTCTGCAAAGCTTCCGCATAATTTCCTTCGGATTGAGCCAACATCCGTTACGGTCGTTCATTCTATTCAATTCAAAAAATCTCCGTTCCAAAACCGTACATGAGGTTTTCATCTCATACGGCTTCTCCCTTCTGTACATAGTACTAAGCGAAAAATCTATAGAATAAAAATAGAATTAGTTCCATCTCATTATGGACCGAAGGGGGCTGGTATTTTTCCAAGAAATCTCTAGCCAACCTTCCCCCAAGAGGTTTTTCTTAACACCAATGAATTCTATTAATGCTAGAGGAAAATGATAGCTCCAAGAATTTCTTTGTTCTCAACGCCTCCTATTTAGAGGAATTAGCCACTTCAACGACCTTTGATGGTTATAAGGGTATCCAAAGTACAAACCTGATGGTTGTTTGTTATCCTAACCATTCTTCCCAACCCTGATACCAATCAGGAAAGGGCTAATTTCTAACAAAGTTTTTCTCTTGTTGATTCCTATTTCGAGGTGTAGTGCTTTTCTCCCCTATGCTGCCTATTGGTACTAGTAGAGTCGGATTGGCCTGTAATACAGAGCCTATCCTGTAGGTGTAACCTTTCGCTCAATACTCAAATCTACAATTGAAGCATCTGAGGCCACATCAATCGAGGATACACGACAGAAGGAATTGTTAGTTCACCTCACCTTCCCCAAGCGTGGGTTTCCTTTACTAATTTTGTTCTCTCTATGCGAACCCCCTCTCTTTCTCGTAAGAATGAGATGTAGGTAGGGCTAAAAAAAAAAAGAAAAAAAAACGAGTCAAATCGCACCATCTCTATAATAAGTAAATGCCCTTTTTTCCCCGGAGGTTGTCGGAATTATTTGCAATAAAATATTGGCTACAATCGAGGAGGTCTTATCAATGAAATTTCCATTTATACGGGATCTAGGCATAATTCCCAACCCATTCTATATAGAATTCTTTTCATTCTATCACAAAATAACATAAAAACAAAACATTCGATTCTTATAAATCGATCCATATGCTCTAAATGGATAAGAGAGGTATGGATTTTCCGCTCAGCTCAAATTGTCTTCTTTTCCTTCTGTTTGGACAAGAAGAGATATGAAATATTTGACTAAGATTAGATTGTATGGCGTAACGTACCTTATGCAAATAGAATTCTAGGGTTCCTTTATTTTCTTATGGAATAAGAAGAATTCTTCCATTCTCTTTTTATTTTGGTTTTCCCCAAAGAAAAACTTTTCGAGGGAGCGGAATTCCTAGTAAAAAAAAAATACTGGATCCTTCCACTTAGATGAAAAGGAATTTTTCCCATAGAGCCATGGAATCCCCCAGCCGTTGTGGCTGTACCTGTACTGCAGGAATACGAAAACTCGCTATTCACTCAGTTTATTTTCCATAATAAGATTATGGAGGAGAGATGGCCGAGCGGTTCAAGGCGTAGCATTGGAACTGCTATGTAGACTTTTGTTTACCGAGGGTTCGAATCCCTCTCTTTCCGTTTCTCTTAATTCATCAATGTTAGCAATCACAATGTATCAAATTAAATAACAATTTATTCCAGCAATAATATCTTTATTTAATAGAAATTCTCTATAGCAAATTACTGTGGTATGGAAAATCGAGGAAATAACAAAAAAGAAAAAAGGAACCTAGGGTTAATCTATTTCTGCTAGGTGAACGGGAAAATACGAATTAAGAGCCTTAGGTCGATTTAGTTCGGGGAAAGGGGAAGGGGAAAAAAATTCTATGAACCTTTCCTTTTTTCGTTAAGTTCAAGTCTGGCGAGAGTAATATTCTACAACTAACAACTCATTTACTTTGAGACCGACCCACTTCCTATCTAGAATTTTTTTTACTAGTCCTTTATATTGCAATGTGTCAACCGTCAAATGCTTTGGCAATTTGCCCGGATCGGATGAAGCAATAGAATTTTGAACCAGACGTTTTGATCGTTGGTTATCCTTCGTAGTAATAATATCTCGGGGTTTGCAACGAAAACTTGGTATATCAACTATACGACCATTAACTAAAATATGTCTATGGTTAACTAATTGCCGGGCCCCAGGAATGGTTGAAGCCATACCCAATCGAAAAAGGATATTATCCAAACGCATTTCAAGTAATTGTAGTAAAACCTGACCTGTGGATCTTTTTGCTTTTCCAGCGATATGTACATATCTAAGTAATTGGCGTTCTGTCAGACCATAATGAAAACGCAATTTCTGTTTTTCTTGAAGACGAATACGATATTGCTCTTTTTTCCCAGAATGGAATTTCTTTTTCTGATTACTTCCGGATTTAGGCGTTTTTCTAGTGAGTCCTGGTAAAGCTCCCAGACGGCGTATTTTTTTTAAACGAGGCCCTCGATAACGGGACATGAAGACTCCTTTTTTATTTTATTGAAATTGCATTTTACACAATAAATTTCATTCTATTTACATTACAGAATACATCGAAATTCAAACTGAATTAAACTAAAGGATAAACAGAGTAAAATCTACGAAAAGTACCACAAAAAATCGAAGTACCACAAAAAATCGAATTTCATCAACATCCGTATTTTTTGTATATATATTATTTATTTTTATGCTTTGTATCTAGCAAAATTGTAAGGTAGAACGATATAATAGACCCTCGATTCCCCATTTAATTTAGAGAAAAAGAGAAATTCTTGTTCATGGAACATCGATAGAGAAAAAAGCCGACTATCGGATTTGAACCGATGACCCTCGCATTACAAATGCGATGCTCTAACCTCTGAGCTAAGTGGGCTTACATAACAGAAATAGTGTAACAAATAGAAATATATATAGGGAATCCTTAAAATGTCAGATCTTAATTATAAATCTTAGTTATTAACTAGTTCGAAATTGGAAGTTCTACTTAGAATTAGTAAAGAATTAGTAAAAAAAACACTAGAATTTCATAAAGATAAAGTTAGCTTGATATGCTTAACTAAATGATATTCTTAAATAGGATTCTAGAATTTATTGAACTTTCTTTTTATTTCTCTAATTCGCAACAATTTGATATGGCTCGGACGAATAATCTAATGCATATAAAAGAAGAATATATATGAATAATATAATAAAGAGAAAATGCCAAGAGATTGGGATTTTCATTCGATCATTATATACATTTTTTTGAGATGTTTTTTTTTTTTTTATTTGTTAATAATTTAAGGATAAATAGTTCACTAAGGAGAAGATAGAATCATAGCAAATGAAATTTCTAATTCAGATTAGAAAAAAAAAAGAATGAATATCAAGCGTTATAGTATGATTTTGAATACTCTAAAAAAGGAAGGAGGGAGGCGGGAGAGATAAAAACTTTTGGATATATTCATTCCAATTGAATTGCAAATATATCAACGGTAGAATCAATTCAATTCTGAATTGCAATAAGCGAGCGGGGTCTCTCAAATAGAGATGAGCTGCTAGACTACGTCGAATAATGAATTTAATGATTCAAAAAAACTAAGAGATGGATGAAATTATACAAGGAATCCTGGTTTCAAAGAAAAGGAAAATGGGGATATGGCGAAATCGGTAGACGCTACGGACTTGATTGTATTGAGCCTTGGTATGGAAACCTGCTAAGTGATAACTTCCAAATTCAGAGAAACCCTGGAATGAAAAATGGGCAATCCTGAGCCAAATCCCTTTTTTGAAAAAACAAGTGGTTCTCAAACTAGAACCCAAAGGAAAAGGATAGGTGCAGAGACTCAATGGAAGCTGTTCTAACGAATCGAAGTAATTACGTTGTGTTGGTAGTGGAACTCCCTCGAAATACTAGAAAGAAGGGCTTTATACATTTAATACACACGTATAGATACTAACATAGCAAACGATTAATCACAGAACCCCTATCATAATATAGGTTCTTTATTTTAGATTTTTTTTTAGAATGAAATTAGGAATGATTATGAAATAGAAAATTCTGAATTTTTTTAGAATTATTGTGAATCCATTCCAATCGAATATTGAGTAATCAAATCCTTCAATTCATTGTTTTGAGATCAAAAGTGGATTAATCGAACGAGGATAAAGAGAGAGTCCCATTCTACATGTCAATACTGACAACAATGAAATTTCTAGTAAAAGGAAAATCCGTCGACTTTATAAGTCGTGAGGGTTCAAGTCCCTCTATCCCCACCCAAACCCTCTTTTATTCCCTAACCATAGTAGTTATCCTTTTTTTTTCTTTTATCAATGGGTTTAAGATTCATTAGCTTTCTCATTCTACTCTTTCTTTCACAAAGGAGTGCGACGAGAATTCAATGAATCTTA includes the following:
- the ycf3 gene encoding hypothetical chloroplast RF34, translated to MPRSRINGNFIDKTSSIVANILLQIIPTTSGEKRAFTYYRDGAIMLAQSEGNYAEALQNYYEATRLEIDPYDRSYILYNIGLIHTSNGEHTKALEYYFRALERNPFLPQAFNNMAVICHYRGEQAILQGDSEIAEAWFDQAAEYWKQAIALTPGNYIEAQNWLKITKRFEFE
- the rps4 gene encoding ribosomal protein S4, yielding MSRYRGPRLKKIRRLGALPGLTRKTPKSGSNQKKKFHSGKKEQYRIRLQEKQKLRFHYGLTERQLLRYVHIAGKAKRSTGQVLLQLLEMRLDNILFRLGMASTIPGARQLVNHRHILVNGRIVDIPSFRCKPRDIITTKDNQRSKRLVQNSIASSDPGKLPKHLTVDTLQYKGLVKKILDRKWVGLKVNELLVVEYYSRQT